From the genome of Solidesulfovibrio carbinolicus, one region includes:
- a CDS encoding M23 family metallopeptidase — MLERELEIFLHGPGGIRRLFIYRRWMFLAPALVLLALASAGAWLWRFEAGYETLAARRQAALGRLVAQKAAAMRLRERMRLLGEEAGRIASFNAKLGIMLDQPAADPGTMGEARTPRMPDAAMGESLGRRLFDFLDALSGRMAREEAAQQMLARSLVERKLEFLAKPTLWPARGYVTSGFGPRRSPFGRGGDFHNGVDIKVPTGSPVYAAGAGRVVEAGTMAGYGFIVIIAHDYGLETVYAHLKKFDVKVGQEVKRGQLIAQSGNSGRSTGAHLHYEVRAGGTPVNPRQYLLD, encoded by the coding sequence ATGCTCGAACGCGAACTCGAAATATTCCTCCACGGCCCGGGCGGCATCCGGCGGTTGTTCATCTATCGACGCTGGATGTTTCTCGCGCCGGCCCTGGTTCTTTTGGCCCTGGCCTCGGCCGGGGCCTGGCTGTGGCGGTTCGAGGCCGGCTACGAGACCCTGGCCGCCCGGCGTCAGGCCGCCTTGGGGCGGCTGGTGGCCCAGAAGGCGGCGGCCATGCGCCTGCGCGAGCGGATGCGCCTTTTGGGGGAGGAGGCCGGGCGCATTGCCTCGTTTAACGCCAAGCTCGGGATCATGCTCGACCAGCCGGCGGCCGACCCCGGCACCATGGGCGAGGCCCGGACCCCCCGGATGCCGGACGCGGCCATGGGCGAGTCCCTGGGACGGCGGCTGTTCGATTTTCTGGACGCCTTAAGCGGGCGCATGGCCCGGGAGGAGGCGGCCCAGCAGATGCTGGCCCGTAGCCTGGTCGAGCGCAAACTGGAATTTTTGGCCAAACCCACCCTGTGGCCGGCCCGGGGTTATGTCACCTCCGGGTTTGGCCCGAGGCGTTCGCCTTTTGGCCGGGGCGGCGATTTCCACAACGGCGTGGACATCAAGGTGCCCACCGGCAGCCCGGTCTACGCCGCCGGGGCCGGGCGCGTGGTCGAGGCCGGGACCATGGCCGGCTACGGGTTCATCGTCATCATTGCCCATGATTACGGGCTGGAGACGGTCTACGCCCACCTCAAGAAGTTCGACGTCAAGGTCGGCCAGGAGGTCAAGCGCGGCCAGTTGATCGCCCAGTCCGGCAACTCCGGCCGCAGCACCGGCGCGCACCTGCACTACGAAGTCCGGGCCGGCGGCACGCCGGTCAATCCCCGGCAGTATCTCCTCGATTAA